A region from the Ptychodera flava strain L36383 chromosome 12, AS_Pfla_20210202, whole genome shotgun sequence genome encodes:
- the LOC139145601 gene encoding 4-hydroxyphenylpyruvate dioxygenase-like has protein sequence MTTYTNKGPKPDKGKFLNFDHVTFWVGNAKQAASFYCTRMGFEPFAYRGLETGSRKVVSHAVKQGDIIFVFQSALTPHNREMGDHLVIHGDGVKDVAFSVEDCGALVERAKERKARVVKDVWEESDENGTVKFAVVATYGDTTHLFVERSKYKGIFLPGYKPSVGHDPLLSILPQTNLKFIDHVVGNQPDDSMENVADWYEKNLMFHRFWSIDDSMIHTEYSSLRSIVVTNYEETIKMPINEPAPGKRKSQIQEYVEYYGGAGVQHIALNTSNIIETVSNLRDRGMQFLVIPDSYYDNLKERLKNSPIKVEEDMDTLQKLKILIDFDDKGYLLQIFTKPAQDRPTLFLEVIQRHNHQGFGAGNFKSLFEAIELDQDARGNLVTRDVKLVED, from the exons GCTGCATCCTTCTACTGTACTAGGATGGGCTTTGAACCATTTGCATACAGAGGCCTGGAAACTGGCAGCAGAAAAGTGGTGTCACATGCTGTGAAACAAGGAGAT ATCATTTTTGTGTTCCAGTCTGCACTGACACCACACAACAGAG AAATGGGTGACCACTTGGTGATACATGGCGATGGTGTCAAGGATGTAGCATTTTCTGTTGAAGACTGTGGTGCTTTGGTAGAG AGGGCAAAGGAAAGAAAAGCTAGAGTTGTCAAGGATGTGTGGGAGGAATCTGATGAGAATGGTACAGTGAAGTTTGCAGTGGTTGCCACA TATGGTGATACTACGCATTTGTTTGTGGAACGTTCCAAGTACAAAGGAATATTCTTGCCTGGTTACAAACCATCCGTTGGCCATGATCCTCTGCTTTCTATACT TCCACAAACCAATCTGAAGTTCATAGACCATGTTGTTGGCAACCAGCCAGATGACTCCATGGAAAACGTTGCTGATTG GTATGAGAAGAACTTGATGTTTCACAGGTTCTGGTCCATTGATGATTCAATGATACACACAGAATACAGTTCACTTCGATCAATTGTGGTCACAAACTATGAGGAAACCATCAAAATGCCCATCAATGAGCCAGCACCTGGAAAACGAAAGAGTCAGATCCAG GAATATGTTGAGTATTACGGCGGAGCTGGAGTTCAGCATATTGCGCTGAACACAAGTAACATCATTGAAACAGTTAGTAATCTGAGAGATCGCGGAATGCAGTTCTTGGTAATTCCCGACAGCTATTACGACAATCTCAAAGAACGGCTCAAAAATTCTCCTATTAAAGTTGAAGAAGACATGGATACT TTGCAGAAATTGaagattttgattgattttgacgACAAGGGCTATTTACTTCAAATCTTCACCAAACCAGCACAAGATAGACCAACCCTATTTTTAGAAGTGATCCAGAGGCATAACCACCAG GGGTTTGGAGCCGGTAATTTCAAGTCCCTTTTTGAAGCCATAGAGTTAGATCAGGACGCCAGAGGAAATCTTGTGACCCGTGATGTGAAGTTAGTGGAGGATTAG
- the LOC139146274 gene encoding solute carrier family 35 member G2-like, with product MGGITSEGSYLLSSDDGEKSSCRSLFLGAAFAGVSGSLYGIIGFISAILIASGIFPYQQMFLMFGVSTVISVTAVLWQRQRVIWGVRTTIVMVGFGSALGFSYAAYCTALLHIPVGTLTGLKTALFPVCSVIGGVVYLKEPLKISDVVGTGLTIVATLLFLHPTSIFGDNRRKTTPIEDEAERSKRDLVIGYSFSLLYAAILSVIVITSSAVDKDVSNHTKAFYGNTISCLISVIFMLSMETPVWRMKQSLAGMLVALCISNTIAVSALTASSQHGRAALVSVILNMDFPVAYILQYIFLEENPPIILEVVGGLLILVSACVMTLMSAWDSKRNMQKGDEPTDGESRAEVQDFN from the coding sequence ATGGGAGGCATCACCAGTGAGGGAAGCTATCTGCTCTCGTCTGACGATGGCGAGAAGTCAAGTTGTCGGTCTCTATTCCTTGGGGCAGCTTTTGCTGGTGTAAGTGGGTCTCTTTATGGAATTATCGGAttcatttcagccattttgataGCCAGCGGAATTTTCCCATACCAACAAATGTTTCTTATGTTCGGCGTCAGTACTGTCATATCAGTGACAGCAGTCCTATGGCAAAGGCAGAGAGTTATCTGGGGTGTCCGAACAACAATTGTAATGGTGGGTTTTGGATCAGCTCTTGGTTTCAGTTATGCTGCGTACTGCACAGCGTTACTGCATATACCCGTGGGAACTCTCACTGGCTTGAAGACAGCACTCTTCCCAGTTTGTAGCGTTATTGGCGGAGTGGTTTATCTGAAGGAGCCATTGAAGATTTCTGATGTAGTTGGAACAGGCCTAACCATCGTTGCCACATTGCTGTTTCTTCATCCGACATCCATCTTTGGTGATAACCGTCGGAAGACAACTCCGATTGAAGATGAGGCTGAGAGAAGCAAACGCGACCTGGTAATCGGTTATTCATTCTCACTCCTTTATGCTGCAATCTTGTCCGTGATTGTCATCACATCCAGTGCTGTCGATAAGGACGTTTCAAATCACACCAAAGCGTTCTACGGTAACACCATCAGCTGCCTTATCTCTGTGATATTCATGCTCTCCATGGAAACGCCTGTGTGGAGGATGAAGCAGAGTTTGGCAGGGATGCTGGTTGCTCTATGTATCAGCAACACAATCGCTGTTTCAGCATTGACAGCTAGTTCACAGCACGGTAGAGCGGCTTTAGTCTCGGTGATCTTGAATATGGACTTTCCAGTGGCCTatattttgcaatacattttccTGGAAGAAAACCCACCAATTATACTTGAAGTTGTCGGTGGCTTGCTAATTTTAGTGTCTGCGTGTGTAATGACTCTCATGTCAGCCTGGGACAGTAAAAGAAACATGCAGAAAGGCGATGAACCAACAGACGGAGAGAGTCGTGCTGAAGTACAAGATTTCAATTAA
- the LOC139145600 gene encoding phosphoserine phosphatase-like: MLYRCARDLVNQKLRRQYTQFSRVLPLPLSQTIHLKSRICGAINTMATLDETKDIWKKSDAVCFDVDSTVVIDEGIDELAAYLNKGKEVAAWTVKAMDGTISYRETLRARLEIIQPSRQSIETFVKEHPPRFTKGVQELIKALHARDCHVYLISGGLRSIIEPMAKILDIPNERIYCNRLKFYFNGKYAGFDEDQPTSREGGKPEVVRSLKKQCGYKNLVMIGDGATDLEAWPPADAFIGFGGNQVRPKVKEQSKWFVNDFAELTQALKEN, translated from the exons ATGCTGTACAGATGTGCACGTGATCTAGTTAACCAGAAACTTAGAAGACAGTACACGCAATTTTCAAGAGTCCTACCTCTGCCACTTTCCCAAACAATTCATCTCAAGTCAAGAATTTGCGGTGCAATAAATACCATGGCAACCCTGGATGagacaaaagacatttggaaGAAAAGCGATGCAGTGTGTTTTGATGTGGACAGTACTGTTGTCATCGATGAGGGTATTGATGAGTTAGCTGCATACCTCAACAAAGGCAAAGAAGTGGCTGCTTG GACTGTCAAAGCAATGGATGGCACCATTTCATACAGGGAAACACTGCGGGCAAGACTTGAAATCATACAACCTTCTAGACAGAGTATAGAGACATTTGTTAAGGAACATCCGCCAAGATTTACCAAGGGTGTCCA AGAACTTATCAAAGCTTTGCACGCCAGAGACTGCCATGTTTACCTTATATCTGGAGGTCTGCGGAGTATCATTGAACCAATGGCCAAGATACTGGACATACCCAATGAAAGAATATATTGTAACAGATTGAAATTCTATTTCAATG gaaagtatgctgGTTTTGATGAGGATCAGCCCACTTCTAGAGAGGGAGGGAAGCCTGAAGTTGTCAGATCCCTGAAGAAGCAATGTGGATACAAAAATCTTGTAATGATAGGAGACGGTGCTACAGATCTTGAAGCATGGCCCCCTGCA GATGCTTTCATTGGCTTTGGAGGAAACCAGGTCAGGCCAAAGGTCAAAGAGCAATCCAAGTGGTTTGTCAATGACTTCGCTGAACTGACTCAGGCACTGaaggaaaattga